Part of the Mycolicibacterium mageritense genome is shown below.
AACCGTATCGACCCAGCTTCCTACCCACTGGATCAACTGGTCGCCGCGCGGATGGACGCCGGTTGGCAGGTGTTCGCCCCGGTCGAGCCGGGCGAAATCGCCATCGGACGTGCGTACTTTCTGGTCGCTGACGACGGGGTCGTTGAGAAAGCGTCGACGTCGACATTGCCGGATGAGGTGGCGCTGACGTTTGCGAGTCGATTCGCCGCCCGCGTCCGTGGCACGAACGGCGGCTAGACGTGGGGCGGCCGTGGGCAGATCGCTCCGTTACCGAGTGGATGTGGGTGCAGCTCCGCACGGGTTTTCGGCAACAGCACGCATATGTGATCCCCGATGTGGCGCAACCGGGTTGCCGAGCCGGGATGGTCTCCACCCGGCATTGGTTGGACTGGCGACAAGCCAACTCGGTGATCGTGTTCGGAATCGAGTTCATGCGCGAGGTGGCCAGAGTCCTCGCCGAAGGTGGTACAACACCCGCCGACGCATGGATAGAGCAGTCGTGGCACACGAGAGCGGGTAGCCCCACCCGGCATCAGTCCGTCATGGATCCCTACGGCGAGGCCAACTGCGCCGCGCTGGTCAACAAGCTCACCTACCCAGTGAACAGTCTGACGTTCCACCAACTTCTCAACGATGTGGTGCCCCAGGTTCTCAAGACCCTGCCGATGGATCTGAGTAAGACCGTCGGCAAGCCGGGCGAGCACATCATCGCTCCGTACATGTGGACGATTGACCTTAAAAAACCCCAAATACCAAGCACTTTCAAGTACCGTGACGATCTCCGTGAAATCGTCTTCACCAGTCCCCACTACTACTGCGGATACACCGCGGCCAGCACAGGACCGGCATCGTTCAGTTCACGAAGTTGGCCTCTGAACCCCGCCGATGAGCGGCGACCTATCGTCTATGACGCCAATCCGGCGTCATTGCCAAAGCGATCCGATGTCCCTGCGCAGGCCGATCGCATAGTGGACACCATCCGCAATTGGGGGCACACGCTGGGCTTCACGGTCGGCCCGACTGAAACCGGATCGTGGAATGCGCCCACCGGTGGCAAAAGTGTGAAGTACATCGTCGACGCCCCTGTCAACGTCGATGTATCCCTCGTCGAGTTCCTCCAGAGGGCACAAAAGCTTGCAGACATAGTTCACCCGCTCATAAGCGAGCAAGCGGCCAGGGACAAACCCGAGAAGTACGGCTATGACCACGTCCGTTTCAGCACGCCACCAGGGTTCTTCGCGAAATTCACCGCACCGGACAAGAATGGCCAACCAAGACTGCGTGTTGAGACACGGATATACGAGTAAAGACGCCACGCAGCACCCGTCACGATCGAGCGGCAGCTGCGTTAGAGGCCGGACCACGTCGCGAAGACGCCAGAGCAGATCGACAATCAGCCAACTTGGAGAGCGCGCTATCGCCCGTCGTACGACACCCGCAGCCTGGAGAACTTCTCGGACACCGCACCGGCCAACTCGATGTAGGCCTGCATCGTGGCCGGCTTGAGCAGTCCAAAGTCGATGTCTGCGCCTTCTGCGAGATGCTCGTCGAACGGAATCAAATGTATTGACCGGCAACGTGCTTCGAAATGCTCGTACACCTTGTCCAACTTCAGGGCCGCCGAGCCGGGCCGGGACGCGCTGAGGACAACGTGGGCTTCCCGCACCAGCCCGGCATGGCCGTGCTGCATGAGCCAGTCAAGGGTGGCCGACGCGCTGCGGGCGGCGTCGATGGCCGGTGAGCTCACCAACACGATGGCGTGCGCGAGATCGAGCACGCCCGCCATCGCGGAGTGCATGATGCCCGTACCGCAATCGGTGAGGATGACGTTGTAGTAGTGCCGCAGGATGTCCATGGTGTGGCGGTAGTCGGTCTCGCCGAACACCTCGGCCACGGCCGGATCCTGTTCGCTCGCCAGCACTTCCAGCCGGCTCGAGGCCATCCGAGTGTGGGCACGCACGTCGGCGTAACGCCGGATGTTCTGATCGCGCAGCAGGTCACGCACGGTCGACCTGGTCGAGAAGTCTCGCACGCGTTCGGCGAGGGTGCCACGGTCGGGGTTGGCATCGAGCGCGATCACCCGGTCGGTTCGCACCATCGCCAGTGCTGAGCCCAAGCCCAAAGTGGTCGTGGTCTTTCCGACTCCACCTTTGATCGACAGCACCGCGATGCGGAAGTCGCCGACTATCGGCTGGCGGATCTGAGCGAGCAGCTCTTCCATCGCGCGGTTCTTACGGGAATCACCGGGATTGATCCGGCCGCCGGTGGCCCTGTGCACGGTGCGCCGCCAACCAGACTGCGGCGCATGGCGGCTCCGGTTGAACACCTCGGCCTCGTCGAGCGAGGGTGGCACCCGGAAGGCTTGCGGCTGCTGGTAATTCGGTGGGGGCGGGGACGCCGACGGTGGTCGCACCCATCCTTCCGGCTGCGCGTGCCGGGGTGGCTCGGTCTGCGGTGGCGGCGGTGCTGCGTGACGCGCCTGCTCCGCGTGCCGCGGCGGCGGCGGTTCGTACCCGGGCGGCGCGGGCGGAGGTGGCAACCAGCCTGGCGGTGGCAGGGGCATGGTCATCCACGGCGGCGGGTTTCTCCAGCCGGGTGGCGGGGGTGGCGGCGGAAGCGGGCCCCACCCCGGCGGCGGGCCCTGGAAACCCGGCGGTGGCTGCGGCGGCTGATCCTGCGCAGGAGGCGGCGGTTCCCGGTCTGCCGGTGGAGGCGGCGCCTGCGCGATCGGCTCCTCCATCTTGGGCTCGACGGGGTGGCGCACGGCCTGACGCCCAGTCGCATCGAGCGTGGGATCGAACTCGCGGCTCATCGCCGCACTGGGAACCTGCCACGGCGGCAACGCCATCCGCTTGTCAGACCGCTGCCGAGTGGGGCGCTCTGGGGCACCGTCGGCGTGATGTTGATCAGGTTCAGGCTCGGCCACCGCGAACGGATCGGCGGGCGCATCGTGCGCACCAAGTGGCTGCTGCACCGCGGGCTCGTCAACCCGATCTTCCGACGACTCGATCTGCTCAGCGTTGGGTTCAACGTCGGCTGGTGGTGGTGTCTCGGGGGCAGCCGGTTCTTCGACATCCGCGACATCCTCCACAGCTGCCGAAGCAGGTGCTTCGACAACTTCCGGCTCGGCCGGCGGCTCCGGCTCTACCGGCGCACGCTGCCCACGCCGTGCTTCCATCTGCGCGAGTAGGCGCGCCGCACGAGCTTCGATCTCGTCGACCTCAGGTTCCGCGGGCGCTTCGGGAGCCGGTTCGGAGTCGAAAGCCGTTGGTGGGGTGCTGTCGTCGAGTTCGAGCTCGACACCAGGTGGGGCCGATTCCGGTTCAGACGATGCGTCATCGAAGGATTCGCCGACGGTTTCGTCGAACGCATCGCCGGTGCCATCTACGCCGGTATCCCCAGCCTCGTCGACAATGTCTTCTTCGGAGGGCGTCTGTCGTCGCGCGAGCAACCGGTCAGCGCGAGCCTCGATGTCGTCGAACTCAAAAGAAGCCGCCGGCGTTTCGGGTTGCGGTTCGGCCGGCGAGGATTCTTCAATCGCCGCCTGTTGCCGCGCGAGTAACCGATCAGCACGCGCGGCAATGTCGTCAAACTCGAAAGCATCCGATGGCGGTTCCGGCGATGCCTCACCATCGGCATCATCAGCTACGTTGTCCGCGCCGGGACTCTCGGAGGTCTCTTCGCGCCCAACGTGAACAAGATCGCGAGATTCCGGGGAAATGTCACCATCTTCTTCACGCTCGTGATTTGGCGAGGGTTCGTCGACATCGTCTGCGTCGTGAGAACGCTCGTCGAAGGCTGCCGGCGCGGTCTCGGCATCCTCGGTCAACGAGAAGTCGGTGTCATCGACCGCGTCGCCGGGCTCATCGTCGTATTTCTGGGCGGCTTCATCGAACCAGGACGAACCGGCATCGGAATCGACGTCCTCACCGCGTGCGTGACGCGGCGCCTGGCCAACATCGACAGCGGGATCCGCCGGCGTTGCCGCCCGCCATTGCGGCACACCTGCCTCTGGGTTCTCAGGGCGGTCGTCCGACGGATTGAGGGCTTGCTCGGCCCGGAGCTGAGCAATTCGATGTTCGACGCTTGGCGGAGGGCTGGCCAGGCGTACACGCTTGATCACGCCGTCGGGCAGAACCTCTGGCGGCTCATCGACGCGCGGCGGTTCCGCCGCTGGCTGAGGCGGCGGTGGCAGCAGAGTGTCATCCGCTGTCATTTGTTTGCTGCGGCGTGAACGGCGGCGCCCCTCGCGCGGTTCCTCCTGCTCAGGTGTCCGTGACAGCCAGGGAGGATGCGCAGGCCCGCTCCGCTCCGCCGGCGGCGGTTCGTGATCGGCCAAGTCCCCTCGCTCCTCTGTAACACTGAACTCGTAAATTCTACGGGGATTCTGTGAACAAGGTGGCACCGGTTTGTCAGAGGGAGCCGCCTGAGGAGGGGGCATGACACAGCCGATCGATTACAGCCGACCGGTCGAACTGACCTGTGCACTCAACGCGGACAAGACCGTCACCAGGTTGATACCGGTTTTGCTGGTGCAGGCGTTCGCGATCTGGTTGCTGGTCGCGCTGGCGCTCGGACTGATGTTCCCGCACGTCGCGGCGGTATCGCTGGTGGGCGGAATCATCGTCGCGGCGGCGGTGTGTGTGCCCCGCTACTTCCGGAAACGTGACGAGCTGCGCCGCACGTATGGTCAGCTGCAGCGCCTGATCCTGCATCCGGGCGGGTTACGAAAGTCCGACGATTCCGTGGTCATCGACATGCCGTGGGCGCAGATCACCCGGTTCGAGTACCGGAACTCGGCGCTGCCGCCGATGCGCAATCCCACCCTCGCCGGAAATGCGATGCGGCCGGCAGCGTCGGCAGCGTTGCGGCACGCCCACACCGTGATGGGCTGGGGAATCGTCGGCTACGGGCTGGTCACTCCGCTACCCGGCGCATCTGCGCGCAAGCTCAAGTTTCTCGATGAGCTGGGCCGGTCAAACCTCCGCAACGGCCAGCCCCACCAATCACCGGACTGCCTGATCTTCCCTGCTGAATTCGAGCCGAACTGGCCGTCGGGCGTGGTCGGCGCATGGTTGCGGCACTACCGCCCGGATCTGGTGCTGCCGGCGCTCGAACGCTGACGCGCCGGCCGTTTGATGACGGCCAGGGCGATTGCCGCCGCGGCGATGCTCAACCCGACCACGCCCAACACGATGTTGCGCGCCATCATGCTGGCCGGATCGGGCGCCGGCGGCCCGTCGATCGGTCGTCCGGTCTGCGGATCCGGCAGTTGGTCTGCGGGTGGCAGCTGATAGGTGAGGGCGGCGACGGGATCGACGATGCCGTAGCCCGTGGCCAGGTTGGGGCCGGCTTCCGGTGTCCGCGCGGTGCGTTTGATCCGCTCCATCACCTCACCGGCCGACATCCACGGAAAGCGGGCGCGCACCAGTGCGACGACACCTGAGACGAACGGGGTGGCGAAGCTGGTTCCGTTGATCGGCGTCAGACCCTTGTCTCCCTGAAAGGCGTTGATCAGGCCGGGGCCGTTGGGGCTGAGTGAGGTGATCTTCTCGCCTGGCGCCGCCAGATCGACCCACGGCCCGCGCAAGCTGAACTCGGCGGGCTCGGCTTCGGGTGTCAATGCGCCGACAGCCAGCACGTAGTCCTGGAACCACGCGGGGCTGGCGATCGTCTTCACGGATTTCCAGGCGTCGGCCAGGGGCAGGTTCGGATCCCGGATCTCGTTCTGGGTGTTGCACCAGCCCTGCTTGTTGAAGTTGCCTGCTGCGGCGACCACCACCACATTGCGTTCAAAGGCGTACCGGACGGCCTGACCCAGTTCGGCGTCGTTCATGCCCGCGCCGACCGGTGCGCAGGCCACCTCGGACAGGTTGATCACGGTCGCACCCATATCGACAGCGCGGACGATGGCGCGGGCGAGCGTCTGGGTGCTGCCATACCCCTGCGACACCGAGTTCGGATCGTTCTGGGCGCTCGCGCCCTTCAGTTCGAACACGCTGCTGTTCTGCCGGATCGACAAGATCGCGGCCTCGGGCGCCACTCCGGCGAACGCGTCGTCGGGGCTGGGCGTTGCGGCGATCAGCCCGGCCACCAGGGTGCCGTGGGCATCGCAGTCCGAGAGCCCGTCCGACGACGACACGAAGTCGCCACCGCCCTCCAAGAGAGGCAGCCGCGGGTGCGGCGACACCCCGGTGTCGATCACCGCGACCTTCTGGCCTGCGCCACGGGAGAACTTCCAGGCGTCGGAGAAGTTGAGCATCGCGTCGGCGCTGGGCTGCAGGCTGAAATCAGAGTTGGGGAACACCGCCCCGACACCGCAGAGCGACTTCTGCTCGGTGGCATCCGGCGCGCCTCCGGCTCCACTCGGTACGGGCCCGGGCGGAACCACCGGCGGATCGATGGCATGCGCGCTCGGTGCGCCCCCGATGGTGACGACGACCATGGTCGTGGCCAGGGCCGCCGCGAATCGTTTCATCAGATCTCCAGCCGGCTGTAGATCCCGGTGACCCAGAGGGCCAGCGGAATCAACGCCGCCGAAGCCAGATACTCGAGGTAGGCCAGCACGGTGGCGAACCGGTCATCGGTGGTTCGGACCATGGCCACGACTGCGCACACCACTGCTGCGACCAGGAGCAGGCCGAAGGCCACGAGCGGGATGGGCTGGCTGCCGTTCTGTGCCGCCCAGCCGGTGTACACGGCGAGAGCGAGGGCAGGCACAGCCAGCGACGCGCGTTCGACGGGAGTACCTGGACGGCGGGTGTAGAGGCTCAACGCCACGGTGCATATCACGGCGAAGGTCAGGCCCGACCAGTGCACGCGTTCCTCCGAGCTCAACACCACCGCCGCGCCGACGGCTGCCGCGGCGGCCAGACCCGTGTAGAGCGCCGACCGCGTCAGCATCGCTGAACGCACGCGGTCCCACACGCCCTCGGCGGTGGGTGTCGAATCGGCGGCCTCTTCGCCATCCGCCCGGATCGCGCGCGGCGGCGTGTCGAACGGGTTCTGGAACAGGGTGTCTTCGCGGTCGGGCTCGTCCGCCGCGGTCGGGGCCTTGAACCTCTCGAGAGGAGCAGTCATCCGCGGAACGGTGAGGCACGTGAGGATGCCGACGACGGCCAGCCCGCT
Proteins encoded:
- the mycP gene encoding type VII secretion-associated serine protease mycosin encodes the protein MKRFAAALATTMVVVTIGGAPSAHAIDPPVVPPGPVPSGAGGAPDATEQKSLCGVGAVFPNSDFSLQPSADAMLNFSDAWKFSRGAGQKVAVIDTGVSPHPRLPLLEGGGDFVSSSDGLSDCDAHGTLVAGLIAATPSPDDAFAGVAPEAAILSIRQNSSVFELKGASAQNDPNSVSQGYGSTQTLARAIVRAVDMGATVINLSEVACAPVGAGMNDAELGQAVRYAFERNVVVVAAAGNFNKQGWCNTQNEIRDPNLPLADAWKSVKTIASPAWFQDYVLAVGALTPEAEPAEFSLRGPWVDLAAPGEKITSLSPNGPGLINAFQGDKGLTPINGTSFATPFVSGVVALVRARFPWMSAGEVMERIKRTARTPEAGPNLATGYGIVDPVAALTYQLPPADQLPDPQTGRPIDGPPAPDPASMMARNIVLGVVGLSIAAAAIALAVIKRPARQRSSAGSTRSGR